In Candidatus Vicinibacter proximus, the genomic stretch ACTAAAACCTTGTTGATTTCAGCAATTAATGCTTTTGGGGCCTGGCATTGCAGCTCCGGTAGTAGAAATTTTTGACCCACAATGGATGGCCAATTATAAATGGATCCTCTCATTTGCCAGGGTGTATTATCTGTCTCCATCACAACCACCAATTCCTGATCATTAATCAAAGTCTGAACGTTGCCTTGAACAATTGCTTTTCCCTTTATTCATAATCACCATATGGTCAGCAATCAGCTCAATTTCAGATAAGATGTGCGAAGAGAGGATCACAGTCTTACCAGATAGCTTCAAATTAAAAATCATCTGTCGCAATTCAAGAATCCCACTTGGATCAAGACCAGTCGTAGGTTCATCGAGAATAACCAAATCGAGGATTATGAATAATTGCCTGAGCAATTCCCAACCTTTGCTTCATGCCATGACTATAGGTAGCAACTTTATGTTCGCCCGGGAAGACATCCAACAAAATCAAGAACATCCTCCATTCTTTTCGGATCTGGCCTGATGCCGCTTAGCCTTGACAAGCAAATTCAAATTTTCAATTCCGGTCAAATAAAGATAAAAATCCTGGTTTTTCAATAATGCTGCCAATCCTGAAAGTATTTCCTTGCGATGATTATTCAGATCTTTTCCAAATACTCTTAATAATTCCTTGATCAGGACTTATCAGGGACAACATCATTCTCAAAGTAGTACTTTTTCCTGCGCCATTCGGGCCCAGAAATCCATAAATGCAATTTGCTGGAATGACCAAATCAAGATGATCTACTGCCAGAATATCCTTGTATGTCTTACTTAATTGTGAAATTTCAATCATCCCGGAATCCATTTAAAACTAACGCTCATATCACCAAATGGTTTTAGAAACATTGATTAAAAAGGTATGCTTCTTCCCTTTTAAATTCAATAATTTCATATCCTTCACATCATACGGAATTGAAATCCCACTTTTGTGTGCAGGAACAATTTCCCATTTCTTATTTTTGTCTTGCATCAAAAGACAACCGATACCGGCATCTGCTCGTGTAGTTTCTATTTCTGAATGAAGTTGATTACCCGCTAACAGGATATCCTTAATCCCGTCTCCATTTAAGTCTTGCACCAAAATGGATTGAACAGGGGCAAATTGAGCTTCAACAGGTAATTTCAATAGCTCAAAGTCATTTTGTTTTTTAATAAAAAATGCAGAACTAAATAATTTTGCTTGCAGTAAAATACCCTTATCAGAAACCTTGGGTAACAAATCATTGATTCCGGCATCAGCAAAAGATCTGAAGGTTGGAAATTTTTTACTTATCGAAGGAAGCTGTTCAGATGCGCATTGTTTGCCCCTAACGGGAACAATAAGCTTGTCTTGATATTTTGCAAGAAACACATCATAACTTCCATTCTGATCGTAGTCATCACAATAAACCTGAAAAGGCTTTTCAACGGAAGCATGAAATTTATAATTTTCTCCAAGATTACCTGCGATCAAATCCAATTCTCCATCTCCGTTTAAATCTTCAGCTAAAATTTTATTCCACCAGCCTTCCGTATTTGAGAAGCCATATTTTTGTGGATCGGCAGGAATTAAATTTTTGTCCTTCCATTCAAATACAGATACGGGCATCCACTCTCCTACCACAATCAATTCAAGAATTTGGTCCTTATTTAAATCCATCCATACAGCGGAGGTAACCATCCCAAGCTTT encodes the following:
- a CDS encoding VCBS repeat-containing protein — its product is TSSGSCLAVTDFDGDGDLDIFRGGRTVPDKYPFSPKSYLLENTGKGQYKDVTSEKATALLKLGMVTSAVWMDLNKDQILELIVVGEWMPVSVFEWKDKNLIPADPQKYGFSNTEGWWNKILAEDLNGDGELDLIAGNLGENYKFHASVEKPFQVYCDDYDQNGSYDVFLAKYQDKLIVPVRGKQCASEQLPSISKKFPTFRSFADAGINDLLPKVSDKGILLQAKLFSSAFFIKKQNDFELLKLPVEAQFAPVQSILVQDLNGDGIKDILLAGNQLHSEIETTRADAGIGCLLMQDKNKKWEIVPAHKSGISIPYDVKDMKLLNLKGKKHTFLINVSKTIW
- a CDS encoding ATP-binding cassette domain-containing protein, encoding MIEISQLSKTYKDILAVDHLDLVIPANCIYGFLGPNGAGKSTTLRMMLSLISPDQGIIKSIWKRSE